TGAAGGTGGCGGCCGAGGCCCACGGCTTGTCCGTGCTGCAGCCCACCAACCTGAAGTCGCCGGAGTTTCAGGCAGAGCTGAAAGCCTACGGGGCAGATTTGCAGGTGGTGGTGGCCTTCCGCATGCTGCCTGAGGCGGTGTGGAACATGCCGCGCCTGGGCTCAATCAACATCCACGCGTCGCTGCTGCCGCAGTACCGGGGCGCCGCGCCCATTAACTGGGCCCTAATGCACGGCGACACCGAAACCGGCGTTACCTCCTTTTTTCTGCGCCATGAGATTGATACAGGCGACCTCATTTTGCAGGACCGGGTAGCTATTGCGCCGGAGGACGATTTCGGCAGCTTATACAACAAGCTGAAGGTTGCCGGCGCAGCTCTGGCACGGCGCTCCGTCGAAGCCATTGCTGCCGGCAACGCGCCCAGCACGCCCCAGGAGCAGCGCGACGATTTGCGCGCCGCTCCCAAAATTCAAAAGGAAACGGGCCGGCTCGATTTTACCCGGCCCGCCGCCGAGTTGGTGAATTGGGTGCGGGGCCTCTCGCCCGTTCCCACCGCCTTCGCCACCCTGCCCGACGACCGCACCATCAAGATTTTCCGGGCCCAGGCCGTAGCCCCCGACCCGGTGGCTCAACCGCTGGCCGCACCCGGCACCTGGGCGTCGGATGGCCGGCACTACCTGCGCGTAGCCGCCGCCGATGCCTGGCTCGACCTGCTGGATGTGCAGCTCGAAGGCAAGAAACGGCTGCCCGTAAAAGAGCTACTGCTCGGCTTTAAGCTGCAGTAGAAAGGAAGGCTAGGACATCTGCGCCGGTCACTGGTTTTATAACACAACTGACAGCGGAGCCTTTTGTCCCCGTCTATTTTAGCTGAATTTTTTAGTATCCGTATGGTTTCTTTCGTTGTGGCCGTGGCCGAAAATGGCGCAATTGGGCTGAAAGGCGAGCTGCCCTGGGGCCGCCTGCCGGCCGACCTTCAGCACTTCAAGCGCCTCACCCTGGGCCACCCCGTGGTGATGGGCCGCCGCACCTACGACAGCCTGGGCCGCGCCCTGCCCAAGCGTCCCAATATTGTAGTCACGCGCCAGCCCAACTGGACCGCGCCCGGGTGCGAAACCGCCCCTTCGGTAAGCGCCGCGCTGGACCGGGCCCGCGAGCTGGATGAGGAAGTGTGCGTTATTGGCGGCGGCGAAATCTACCGCGAAGCCCTGCCCTACGCCGACGTCATTTACCTCACCGAAGTGCACCACCCCTTCGAAGGCGATGCCTTCTTCCCCGCCCTCAACCCCTCCGAGTGGCGCGAAGAAAGCCGTGAGCGCCACGAAGCCGACGAGCAGCACGCCTACCCGTTCAGCTTCGTAACGTTGCGCCGCCGCTAAGTCGGGCTTAAGAATCTGTTGAGATTATTTATAGGGATGCCAGCACGCTGTAGAGACGCGACACTTCGCGTCTCGGCGTCCGCGTTGCATAGCGCTTATTGAGCCGCGCATCGTTCAACGCCGAGACGCGAAGTGTCGCGTCTCTACAGCGTGCTGGAGACTGCAGATACCAATTCCAATTGCTGTTTAAGGCAGCAGCAGGATTTTGCCCGTGCTCTTGCGGCTTTCGAGCAGGCGGTGCGCAGCTGCTCCATCAGCCAGCGGGAAGGCGGCACCGATGCTGGCCGTGAGCTGGCCGTTGCGTATTAAGTCGAACAGCACGTTGGCCCGGGCAGTGCGCTCCTCGCGGGAAGTGAGGTAACTCCACAGGTCGCCGCCGGTCAGTGTCTTGGAGGTGTCCATGAGGTAGCGCGGGTCTACCGGAGCAGGGTCGCCGCCGGCCATGCCGAAGAATACCACCGTGCCGCCCACGCGGGTGGCGGCCAGGCTCTGGGGCAGGGTGCTGCCCACCGATTCGTACACCACATCAGCCCCAGGCCGCTCGGGCCGGTATTCCAGCACCAGCTGTTCCCAGGACTCAGTATACAGGAACACGGCTTCGGCCCCGGCGCGCAGAGCCTCCTGCCGCTTGGCTTCGCTCGAAGTCAGGCCAATGACGCGCCCGCCTTTGGCCCGGATTAGCTGCGTGAGCATTAGGCCTACCCCACCGGCCACGGCGTGCACCACGGCCAGGTCGTTGGGCTGCAGGCGGTAGCTGTCGGCGGTCAGGTATTGGGCGGTGAGGCCCTGCAGCAGCACGGCCGCGGCCTGCTCAAAGCTCACGTCATTGGGCAGGGGAATGAGGTGCTCCTGGGGCACTCGCACAAATTCGGCGTTGGCGTGCGGCACGTCGGCAAAGGCGGCGCGCTGGCCCATGTGGGCGCCGGTCACGCCGGGGCCCACGGCTACTACTTCGCCGGCTGCTTCGTAGCCCAGCAGGTAGGGCGGCTGGCCCACGAGGTGGTAGTTGCCGCGGCGCCGGTACACGTCGGCGTAGTTCAGGCCGATGGCGCGGGTGCGCAGCAGGACCGTGCCAGGCAGCACTTCGGGCCGCGGCACCGTGCCGTATTGCAGCACTTCCGGGCCTCCGAATTCAGAGAAATAGAGGGCGTGCATGGTATCGGGAGCGGCATTAATAGGCATAGTAAAGCTGGAAAAAGAAGGTGTACCGC
This region of Hymenobacter sedentarius genomic DNA includes:
- a CDS encoding quinone oxidoreductase family protein, producing MPINAAPDTMHALYFSEFGGPEVLQYGTVPRPEVLPGTVLLRTRAIGLNYADVYRRRGNYHLVGQPPYLLGYEAAGEVVAVGPGVTGAHMGQRAAFADVPHANAEFVRVPQEHLIPLPNDVSFEQAAAVLLQGLTAQYLTADSYRLQPNDLAVVHAVAGGVGLMLTQLIRAKGGRVIGLTSSEAKRQEALRAGAEAVFLYTESWEQLVLEYRPERPGADVVYESVGSTLPQSLAATRVGGTVVFFGMAGGDPAPVDPRYLMDTSKTLTGGDLWSYLTSREERTARANVLFDLIRNGQLTASIGAAFPLADGAAAHRLLESRKSTGKILLLP
- a CDS encoding dihydrofolate reductase — protein: MVSFVVAVAENGAIGLKGELPWGRLPADLQHFKRLTLGHPVVMGRRTYDSLGRALPKRPNIVVTRQPNWTAPGCETAPSVSAALDRARELDEEVCVIGGGEIYREALPYADVIYLTEVHHPFEGDAFFPALNPSEWREESRERHEADEQHAYPFSFVTLRRR
- the fmt gene encoding methionyl-tRNA formyltransferase translates to MLNIVFMGTPDFAVPTLESLLAWPGGRVVAVVTAPDRPAGRGRQLQASAVKVAAEAHGLSVLQPTNLKSPEFQAELKAYGADLQVVVAFRMLPEAVWNMPRLGSINIHASLLPQYRGAAPINWALMHGDTETGVTSFFLRHEIDTGDLILQDRVAIAPEDDFGSLYNKLKVAGAALARRSVEAIAAGNAPSTPQEQRDDLRAAPKIQKETGRLDFTRPAAELVNWVRGLSPVPTAFATLPDDRTIKIFRAQAVAPDPVAQPLAAPGTWASDGRHYLRVAAADAWLDLLDVQLEGKKRLPVKELLLGFKLQ